A single region of the Pseudothermotoga sp. genome encodes:
- the nusG gene encoding transcription termination/antitermination protein NusG — MRKKWYILRTMAGQEESAKENLETKIRSAGYERFFGRIVIPEETIIDATGKSLKRLSVSPNAKLHVKTGSDVKKGDLIAEEPAVHVRHSGTIVTTKNYRRITIETIDKKYSKTYLIPEGSKLVNGIKVGARIRQGMPLTKDGEYICEIDGKIIENERVKRVEVQLENGEIDVYHIPYELYDPSRIYKGKQVRNGELLAEGRKVHSPVNGRVEVVDLGTRKEIRIARTQKRRMFPGYIFAEMMMNDDTWQFARTVPGVIDFVASGGQPLELKPKEARAILRLAGIETYEEKTKPVRVEMDIKVGDVVKITTGPFEDFAGVVKEIDPVKQELKVAVTIFGRETPVTVKVSEVEKIQ, encoded by the coding sequence ATGAGGAAGAAGTGGTACATTCTAAGGACGATGGCAGGTCAAGAGGAAAGTGCAAAGGAAAATTTGGAAACTAAAATAAGGTCTGCTGGTTACGAAAGGTTCTTTGGCAGAATTGTTATTCCTGAGGAAACGATCATAGACGCAACGGGAAAATCTCTAAAAAGGCTCTCGGTATCGCCGAACGCCAAATTGCATGTTAAGACTGGTTCTGATGTTAAAAAAGGTGATCTGATTGCTGAGGAACCAGCTGTACATGTGAGGCACAGCGGCACAATAGTAACAACGAAGAATTACAGGAGGATAACTATAGAAACGATCGATAAAAAGTATTCTAAGACTTACCTCATCCCAGAAGGTTCAAAACTTGTAAATGGTATCAAAGTAGGTGCGAGAATAAGGCAAGGAATGCCTTTAACAAAAGATGGAGAGTATATTTGCGAGATAGATGGCAAAATCATTGAGAATGAGCGTGTCAAGCGTGTAGAAGTGCAGTTGGAAAATGGAGAGATTGATGTTTATCATATTCCATATGAGCTTTATGATCCGAGCAGAATATATAAAGGTAAGCAAGTGAGGAACGGAGAGTTACTTGCCGAAGGGAGAAAGGTACATTCTCCAGTGAATGGTCGTGTGGAGGTAGTCGATCTGGGTACGAGGAAGGAAATAAGAATAGCAAGGACTCAAAAAAGGAGGATGTTTCCAGGATATATATTTGCCGAGATGATGATGAACGACGATACCTGGCAGTTTGCTAGAACCGTCCCTGGGGTGATAGATTTTGTCGCCTCTGGTGGTCAACCTTTGGAACTTAAACCGAAAGAAGCTAGAGCTATCTTGAGACTCGCAGGTATTGAAACGTATGAAGAAAAAACAAAACCAGTTCGTGTCGAGATGGACATAAAAGTTGGAGATGTCGTGAAAATAACCACAGGACCATTTGAAGATTTTGCAGGTGTCGTGAAAGAAATAGATCCTGTCAAGCAGGAACTCAAAGTTGCTGTGACGATATTTGGAAGAGAAACCCCTGTAACAGTTAAGGTGTCTGAGGTGGAGAAAATCCAATGA
- the rplK gene encoding 50S ribosomal protein L11, with protein sequence MAKKVVAQVRLQLPAGKATPAPPVGPALGQRGINIMEFCKRFNAETADKAGMILPVIVTVYEDRSFSFVVKTPPASFLLKKAANIETGSGEPKRKIVGKVTRKQIEEIAKLKMPDLTANDLKAAVKIIEGTAKSMGIEIVD encoded by the coding sequence ATGGCTAAAAAGGTTGTAGCGCAGGTGAGACTGCAGTTACCTGCTGGGAAAGCAACTCCTGCACCTCCTGTTGGGCCTGCGCTGGGTCAACGCGGGATCAACATAATGGAATTCTGCAAGAGATTCAACGCAGAAACTGCGGATAAAGCAGGGATGATACTACCAGTCATAGTAACGGTCTATGAAGATCGGTCATTTAGCTTTGTTGTAAAAACACCTCCAGCATCCTTTTTGTTAAAGAAAGCTGCGAACATCGAAACAGGATCTGGTGAACCGAAAAGGAAGATCGTGGGTAAGGTAACGAGGAAGCAAATAGAGGAAATTGCTAAACTCAAGATGCCGGATTTAACAGCGAATGATCTCAAAGCCGCTGTGAAGATCATCGAAGGTACAGCGAAGAGTATGGGTATAGAGATTGTTGACTAA
- a CDS encoding glycine--tRNA ligase subunit alpha, which produces MYLQDVIAKLNEYWSSLGCMIDQPYDLEVGAGTFHPSTFFGCLRESEWKVAFVQPSRRPTDGRYGENPNRLQRYFQYQVIIKPSPENSQKVYLDSLVALGINLKKHDVRFIEDNWESPTLGAWGVGWEVWLDGMEITQFTYFQQIGGIPLRSIPLEITYGLERIAMYLQGKNNIFDVMWNEKISYGELYKENEKQFSKHNFETASVEKLFTLYDIFASEFESQIKEGCYLVAYDYMAKCSHIFNLLDARNAFSVTQRQEFIKSIRSMAKRCAEAFRGGNLNDELRLV; this is translated from the coding sequence TTGTACCTGCAAGATGTGATCGCTAAGTTGAACGAATATTGGTCCTCGCTCGGCTGTATGATCGATCAACCTTACGACTTGGAAGTTGGTGCTGGAACATTTCATCCTTCAACTTTCTTCGGATGCTTGCGAGAAAGCGAATGGAAAGTTGCGTTCGTTCAACCAAGTCGTCGTCCAACTGACGGAAGATACGGAGAAAATCCAAACAGGTTGCAACGATACTTTCAGTATCAGGTGATCATTAAGCCTTCCCCAGAAAACTCACAGAAAGTTTATTTAGATTCACTGGTAGCACTAGGTATAAATCTCAAAAAACACGACGTGCGGTTCATAGAAGACAACTGGGAATCACCAACACTCGGTGCCTGGGGTGTTGGATGGGAAGTCTGGCTTGACGGAATGGAAATCACGCAATTTACTTACTTTCAACAAATAGGTGGAATTCCTCTCAGATCGATACCGCTTGAAATTACCTACGGTTTGGAAAGAATTGCGATGTATCTACAAGGTAAAAACAACATTTTCGACGTGATGTGGAACGAGAAAATAAGCTATGGTGAACTTTACAAAGAAAACGAGAAACAATTTTCAAAACACAACTTTGAGACAGCAAGCGTGGAGAAACTGTTCACTCTCTACGATATCTTTGCATCCGAATTCGAGTCTCAGATAAAAGAAGGTTGTTACTTGGTTGCCTATGATTACATGGCAAAATGTTCGCATATATTCAATCTTCTAGATGCAAGAAACGCGTTCAGTGTGACGCAGAGACAGGAATTCATAAAATCCATAAGGTCTATGGCAAAGCGCTGTGCTGAAGCCTTCAGGGGAGGGAATTTGAATGATGAACTGCGTCTTGTTTGA
- the rplA gene encoding 50S ribosomal protein L1 → MPRHSKRYLEIRQRVDRTKFYSIDEAIDLVKKNATAKFDETMELHLATNIDPKRPEQQIRGTVILPHGTGRTVRVLVFAKGDKAEEAKKAGADVVGGDELVEKILNEGFTDFDVAIATPDMMKSVGKLGKILGPRGLMPSPKSGTVTDDVVSTVREFKMGRVEVRSDKTGSVHLPIGKCSFDAQKLKENLISAYKQIVSMRPGGIKGQFIRKAVLTSTMGVGVKLNLSELEAAKI, encoded by the coding sequence ATGCCGAGACACTCCAAAAGGTACTTAGAGATCAGACAAAGAGTGGATAGAACAAAGTTTTACAGTATTGATGAGGCCATAGACCTTGTGAAGAAGAACGCGACAGCAAAATTTGATGAGACAATGGAATTACACCTTGCAACAAACATAGACCCCAAACGCCCTGAACAGCAAATCAGAGGTACTGTGATCTTACCACATGGCACAGGAAGAACAGTGAGAGTTTTGGTTTTTGCAAAGGGTGATAAAGCTGAGGAAGCCAAGAAAGCGGGAGCAGATGTAGTTGGAGGAGATGAGTTGGTCGAGAAAATCCTAAACGAGGGATTCACAGATTTCGATGTGGCCATAGCAACTCCAGATATGATGAAATCTGTAGGAAAGCTTGGAAAAATTTTAGGTCCTCGTGGGTTGATGCCTTCACCGAAATCCGGTACAGTAACTGATGATGTAGTATCTACTGTAAGAGAGTTCAAAATGGGAAGAGTCGAAGTGAGAAGTGACAAAACTGGTTCAGTCCACTTACCAATAGGAAAGTGTTCCTTCGACGCCCAAAAGCTCAAAGAGAACCTGATATCAGCTTATAAACAAATTGTGAGCATGAGACCAGGAGGCATCAAAGGTCAATTCATCAGAAAGGCTGTATTGACATCCACAATGGGAGTTGGTGTGAAACTTAATCTTTCTGAGCTGGAAGCGGCAAAAATTTAA
- a CDS encoding aldehyde ferredoxin oxidoreductase family protein, whose protein sequence is MILRVNLTTKKISKDPISEKVLEQFIGGRGLAAKILWDEVRGVDPLSAENKLVVAAGPFNGLRTPSGGKLVLAAKSPLTGGYGDGNIGTMASVYLRKAGYMAIVIEGAADKPVYLYIDDDDVHIMSAEGLWGLSTFETEKRLKQVHGNVGVLSIGPAGENLVRYAVVISQEGRAGGRPGIGAVMGSKKLKAIVVKGTKDVEVKDKESFEKYTREVFKLIPTLPAYSFWIRQGTMATVEWANKNRALPTRNFSQVKFEYARTVDGYAMEAMKISRRGCPNCNMICGNVVLDIEGKESEVDYENVGMLGPNTGIAFLNRVAHLNRLADEFGMDTISLGAVLGFAMEAVERGVLKEGPKFGDYEGALELIKKIAFKQGELGALLAEGVKRASDRLGLEEIAMHVKGLEVSAYNCYIYPAMALAYGTCAIGAHHKEAWVIAWEIGSTPMEESKSKEYVVDYSLDKAAKVVEQQRIRGGMFEMLTACRLPWVELGLDLEWYAKILSSIVGKNYTLDDIYLAADRVYSLIRSYWVREFQGNWNRTMDYPPRRWFEDGVNGQHLDRDRYDDLLSEYYRIRGWDERGIPTVDTLKKLDLEFVLSELGSILK, encoded by the coding sequence ATGATACTGAGAGTTAACCTCACAACAAAGAAAATCTCGAAAGATCCTATCAGTGAGAAAGTACTAGAACAGTTCATAGGTGGTCGTGGACTCGCTGCAAAAATTTTGTGGGATGAAGTGAGGGGAGTGGACCCCCTATCAGCAGAGAACAAGCTTGTGGTGGCGGCAGGCCCTTTCAATGGTCTTAGGACACCGAGCGGTGGAAAACTAGTGCTAGCCGCGAAGAGTCCACTCACCGGTGGTTACGGTGATGGCAATATTGGGACGATGGCTTCGGTATATTTGAGAAAAGCCGGTTACATGGCTATCGTCATCGAAGGAGCTGCAGATAAACCTGTCTATCTTTATATTGATGACGATGACGTTCACATAATGAGTGCTGAAGGGCTATGGGGGCTCTCAACATTCGAAACTGAAAAACGTTTGAAACAGGTACATGGTAATGTCGGTGTTCTAAGCATTGGCCCTGCCGGAGAAAATCTAGTTAGGTATGCTGTCGTAATATCTCAAGAAGGCAGGGCAGGTGGAAGACCAGGTATAGGAGCAGTTATGGGAAGTAAAAAGTTGAAAGCTATAGTGGTCAAGGGTACCAAGGATGTGGAAGTAAAAGATAAAGAAAGCTTTGAAAAATATACGCGTGAAGTTTTCAAATTAATACCAACTTTGCCAGCGTATAGTTTTTGGATACGTCAAGGAACTATGGCGACTGTGGAATGGGCAAACAAAAATAGAGCACTTCCAACAAGGAACTTTTCCCAAGTGAAATTCGAATATGCTAGGACTGTCGACGGTTACGCGATGGAAGCAATGAAAATCTCAAGAAGAGGTTGTCCTAACTGCAATATGATTTGTGGAAATGTGGTGCTCGATATCGAGGGAAAAGAAAGCGAAGTTGACTATGAAAACGTAGGTATGCTCGGTCCAAACACTGGTATAGCTTTCTTGAATCGAGTCGCACATCTCAATAGGTTAGCAGATGAATTTGGTATGGATACCATCTCGTTGGGTGCTGTCTTAGGATTCGCTATGGAAGCAGTTGAGCGCGGTGTACTGAAAGAAGGACCAAAATTTGGTGATTATGAAGGTGCTCTAGAGCTTATCAAAAAGATTGCATTTAAGCAAGGTGAGCTAGGTGCTCTTTTGGCTGAAGGCGTAAAGAGAGCTTCCGATCGGTTAGGGCTCGAGGAAATAGCTATGCACGTCAAAGGGCTCGAAGTTTCAGCTTACAATTGTTATATTTATCCAGCTATGGCGCTAGCCTATGGAACTTGTGCGATTGGAGCGCATCATAAAGAAGCATGGGTGATCGCTTGGGAAATCGGTTCCACTCCAATGGAAGAGTCAAAGAGCAAGGAGTACGTTGTTGATTACTCATTGGATAAAGCTGCTAAAGTTGTTGAACAACAAAGGATCAGAGGCGGTATGTTCGAAATGTTAACGGCGTGCAGATTACCATGGGTAGAACTTGGTTTGGATCTTGAGTGGTATGCGAAGATTCTCAGCAGCATTGTAGGGAAAAATTATACACTGGATGATATCTATCTAGCAGCTGATAGAGTTTATTCACTAATAAGAAGCTATTGGGTGAGAGAGTTCCAAGGTAATTGGAACAGAACGATGGATTATCCACCCAGGCGTTGGTTTGAAGATGGTGTGAATGGGCAACACTTGGATCGCGATCGTTACGACGATCTTTTGTCTGAATACTATAGAATTCGAGGCTGGGATGAGAGAGGTATACCCACTGTTGATACTCTAAAGAAACTTGATTTAGAATTCGTATTGAGCGAACTCGGTTCCATATTGAAGTGA
- the rplL gene encoding 50S ribosomal protein L7/L12, which translates to MTVEQIVEAIEKLTVAELAQLVKALEEKFGVTAAAPVAVAAVAAPTSAAPATQAAAEEKTEFSVVLKSHGANKINVIKVVREITGLGLKEAKDLVEKAGSPDAIVKSGIPKNEAEEIKKKLEEAGAEVILK; encoded by the coding sequence ATGACAGTGGAACAAATCGTTGAGGCGATCGAAAAATTGACGGTTGCAGAACTTGCACAACTAGTGAAGGCTCTGGAGGAAAAGTTTGGTGTCACGGCAGCAGCACCTGTAGCGGTAGCAGCCGTGGCAGCCCCAACGAGTGCTGCACCTGCTACGCAAGCAGCAGCCGAAGAAAAAACAGAATTCAGTGTGGTTCTTAAGAGTCACGGTGCGAATAAGATCAATGTAATCAAAGTTGTCAGGGAAATCACTGGCTTGGGACTCAAAGAAGCGAAAGATCTAGTTGAGAAAGCTGGTAGTCCCGATGCGATAGTCAAGAGTGGCATCCCAAAGAATGAAGCAGAGGAGATCAAGAAAAAACTGGAAGAAGCCGGCGCAGAGGTTATTTTGAAGTGA
- the rpmG gene encoding 50S ribosomal protein L33: MRVKIALKCSVCGNKNYYTEKNNTKKTKLSLRKYCPNCNKHTEHVETK; the protein is encoded by the coding sequence ATGAGAGTTAAAATAGCTCTGAAGTGTTCTGTTTGTGGAAACAAGAATTATTATACAGAGAAAAACAATACAAAGAAAACTAAACTGAGCCTGAGAAAGTATTGCCCAAATTGTAACAAGCATACAGAGCACGTTGAAACTAAATAG
- a CDS encoding DNA-directed RNA polymerase subunit beta: protein MRAVLYGKRERLTFGRTVDALKVPNLIAIQIESYRDFLQNGLMEILKKFSPITSQPHKGDLRKGEKGFVLEFVSTRVGEPNASIEECKQKGLTYQVPIYATVRITDINTGEMREEEAFLGSIPYMTDNGTFVINGAERVVVNQLVRAPGVYFVDEIPKTQAAAPIYVAHFLPVRGAWLEILYNTADDMFYARIDRKRRINLFLLFKALGYENDLDILDLFPEIIDAEDEYTMMKAVGSIILQDVVVEGKKIVERGGVLTEHAAKTILESKLTTIVRAHPVAQKTLEKLNSTYGEVDSNKAYIEIYRKLRPGEIPRVNAAKAYLNSLYFTPERFELSEVGRYKINRKLQQAYKKYLVQVKKLSEAEAEKMNYEPSDLVLTPMDLVLATRYLLEVSKNPEIMDTKDHLGNKRVRTVGELIKLEFERAFSKAQRLIQERLTLYNSLDKISVQSLINIKTIIAGVNQFFATSPLSQFMEQVNPLAELTHKRRLTAVGPGGLKRERARFEVRDVHHSHYGRMCPIETPEGANIGLITSLAVYATVDKFGFLTTPYRRVRKGKVTDEIVYLTADEEEHYCIAPCTVKVDQDMMIVEDRVPVRYLQKILYVEKEKVQFMDVSTKQIVSVSTSLIPFLEHDDANRALMGSNMQRQAVPLLKPEAPFVATGVEHDAALYSGYLVTAKHDGIVKKVDARRIVVHRTDENGNLMYKDGKPIFDEYRLMKFVRTNQDTVINQRPIVNVGERVRKGEVIADGPATDMGELALGRNILVAFMSWEGYNFEDAILVSEELLEDDVFTSIHIEVYETQARDTRLGPEEITADIPNVNKETLKNLDENGIVRIGAYVRPQDILVGKVTPKGEGETTPEEKIIRSVFGERGKDVKDTSLRLPHGTEGRVIDVQVFDKEDVAELGPGVNKLVKVYVASRKTLEVGDKLAGRHGNKGVVSKILPKEDMPFLPDGTPVQIVLSPLGVPSRMNVGQILETHLGWLAKLTNSWFASPVFDGAKEEDILPWLYKERKIVGLEEGDDENDPSGKVILRDGRTGEPFAEPVVVGCIYMMKLIHIARDKIHARSTGPYSLIHQQPLGGKAQFGGQRFGEMEVWALEAHGAAHTLNEMLTIKSDDIKGRNEVYKAILKGKNIPEPGVPESFRVLIKELRGLALDVRVYDENGNEVDIDRF, encoded by the coding sequence ATGCGAGCGGTTCTCTATGGTAAGCGCGAGCGTTTAACTTTCGGTCGCACTGTTGATGCTCTGAAAGTTCCAAACTTGATTGCCATCCAAATCGAGTCCTACAGAGATTTCTTGCAAAATGGTTTAATGGAAATATTGAAGAAGTTCTCCCCGATAACTTCTCAACCTCATAAAGGTGATTTGAGAAAAGGTGAAAAGGGTTTTGTATTAGAATTTGTCTCCACAAGGGTTGGTGAACCTAACGCATCAATAGAAGAATGCAAGCAAAAAGGTTTAACTTACCAAGTTCCCATATACGCAACTGTTCGCATAACGGACATCAACACCGGTGAAATGAGAGAGGAAGAGGCTTTCCTAGGATCGATACCGTACATGACAGATAATGGTACTTTCGTAATCAATGGAGCAGAACGTGTGGTCGTAAACCAGCTTGTGAGAGCTCCTGGAGTTTATTTTGTTGATGAAATACCGAAAACTCAAGCAGCAGCTCCCATTTATGTTGCGCACTTTTTACCAGTTAGGGGTGCTTGGCTAGAAATCCTTTACAACACAGCAGATGATATGTTCTATGCACGCATAGATCGAAAGAGGAGAATAAATCTATTTTTGTTGTTCAAGGCTTTGGGTTACGAGAACGATCTTGATATACTGGATCTCTTTCCAGAAATCATAGATGCAGAAGATGAGTACACCATGATGAAAGCTGTAGGTTCAATAATTCTTCAAGACGTTGTCGTCGAAGGGAAAAAGATTGTCGAACGTGGAGGCGTATTAACAGAACACGCTGCAAAAACGATCCTTGAGTCAAAACTTACAACCATTGTGAGAGCACACCCGGTGGCGCAGAAAACGTTGGAAAAACTCAACAGTACTTACGGAGAAGTTGATTCAAATAAAGCATACATAGAGATCTATAGGAAGCTAAGACCAGGCGAAATACCGAGGGTTAATGCAGCTAAGGCTTATCTTAATAGTTTATATTTCACTCCAGAAAGGTTTGAGCTCTCGGAAGTTGGCCGATATAAGATAAATCGGAAACTACAGCAAGCTTACAAAAAATACCTTGTTCAAGTCAAGAAATTGAGTGAAGCAGAAGCTGAAAAGATGAACTACGAGCCTTCAGATCTTGTTCTCACACCTATGGATCTCGTGCTGGCTACCAGGTACTTGTTGGAAGTAAGTAAGAATCCCGAAATCATGGATACCAAGGATCACCTCGGAAATAAAAGGGTCAGAACAGTTGGTGAGCTCATTAAACTAGAGTTTGAAAGGGCTTTTTCTAAAGCTCAAAGGCTCATTCAAGAAAGATTGACTCTCTACAACTCACTGGATAAAATCTCCGTTCAGAGTTTGATCAACATAAAAACCATCATTGCAGGTGTGAATCAGTTCTTTGCCACAAGTCCTCTCTCACAGTTTATGGAACAAGTGAATCCACTTGCGGAGCTGACTCATAAAAGAAGATTAACTGCTGTTGGTCCAGGTGGTTTGAAAAGAGAAAGGGCCAGATTCGAAGTTCGTGATGTTCATCATTCCCACTACGGAAGAATGTGCCCTATCGAAACTCCAGAGGGCGCGAACATAGGTTTGATAACTTCACTCGCTGTTTATGCGACAGTTGATAAATTTGGTTTTCTGACGACTCCTTACAGGCGAGTTAGAAAAGGTAAGGTCACGGATGAGATTGTGTACTTGACAGCAGATGAAGAAGAACACTACTGTATCGCACCCTGTACTGTGAAAGTTGATCAAGATATGATGATTGTCGAAGACAGAGTACCTGTAAGATATTTGCAAAAGATCTTGTATGTAGAGAAAGAAAAAGTTCAGTTCATGGATGTGTCTACGAAACAGATCGTGTCTGTATCAACTTCTCTGATACCGTTCCTAGAGCACGATGATGCGAACAGAGCTTTAATGGGATCCAACATGCAACGACAAGCTGTTCCATTATTGAAACCCGAAGCGCCTTTTGTGGCTACAGGTGTTGAACACGATGCTGCGCTTTATTCTGGATATCTTGTGACAGCAAAACACGATGGAATAGTGAAAAAAGTTGATGCTAGAAGGATTGTTGTGCATAGAACAGATGAAAATGGAAACCTCATGTACAAAGATGGAAAACCGATTTTCGACGAATACAGATTGATGAAATTTGTTAGAACTAATCAAGATACTGTCATAAATCAAAGACCAATAGTGAATGTGGGCGAACGTGTGAGAAAAGGTGAAGTTATCGCAGATGGCCCAGCGACTGACATGGGTGAGCTTGCTCTTGGTCGAAACATCTTGGTTGCTTTCATGTCTTGGGAAGGTTATAACTTTGAAGATGCGATTCTCGTCAGCGAAGAGCTACTCGAGGATGATGTTTTCACATCCATTCACATAGAAGTTTATGAAACTCAAGCTCGAGACACGAGACTTGGACCGGAGGAAATCACGGCGGATATTCCAAACGTCAACAAAGAGACCCTGAAGAACCTCGATGAAAACGGTATAGTTAGAATTGGTGCATACGTAAGGCCTCAAGATATTCTTGTTGGCAAAGTTACCCCAAAAGGTGAGGGTGAGACGACTCCTGAGGAGAAGATAATAAGATCCGTCTTCGGTGAGCGAGGAAAAGATGTCAAAGACACTTCTCTGAGGCTACCGCACGGTACCGAAGGTAGGGTCATCGACGTCCAAGTTTTTGACAAGGAGGACGTCGCGGAACTCGGACCAGGTGTGAATAAACTGGTCAAGGTTTATGTAGCGAGCAGAAAGACACTCGAAGTTGGAGACAAACTTGCCGGTCGACATGGAAATAAAGGTGTAGTTTCCAAGATTCTTCCAAAGGAAGATATGCCTTTCTTACCGGATGGCACTCCAGTGCAGATTGTTTTGAGTCCTCTCGGAGTACCTTCTAGGATGAACGTCGGACAGATTCTAGAAACGCACCTCGGATGGTTAGCGAAATTGACTAACAGCTGGTTTGCTTCACCCGTTTTCGATGGGGCCAAAGAGGAAGACATCCTTCCGTGGTTGTACAAAGAAAGGAAGATCGTTGGATTAGAAGAAGGCGATGACGAAAACGATCCTTCTGGCAAAGTTATTCTAAGAGACGGAAGAACGGGTGAACCGTTCGCAGAACCTGTCGTCGTCGGATGCATATACATGATGAAGCTCATACACATAGCACGTGACAAGATACACGCCAGGTCTACAGGTCCATACTCTCTTATTCATCAGCAACCTCTTGGTGGAAAAGCTCAGTTTGGAGGCCAGAGATTTGGTGAAATGGAGGTCTGGGCTTTGGAAGCGCATGGCGCAGCACATACTTTGAACGAGATGCTCACGATAAAATCTGACGATATTAAAGGACGAAACGAAGTGTATAAAGCTATTCTCAAGGGTAAAAATATTCCCGAACCTGGTGTACCTGAAAGTTTCAGGGTGTTAATCAAAGAACTCAGAGGTCTGGCGCTCGACGTAAGAGTTTACGACGAAAATGGCAACGAAGTAGATATTGACAGATTCTAA
- the rplJ gene encoding 50S ribosomal protein L10 yields MITKEKKQQILENLMQIFPRANLLVFVNFFGLDVATLRELRKRIASKYGKDAKLTVVKNTLASITLAKVGYSKADYENFLKGPTAVFYVMAGDPLDALKLLVSFAKEKKLENFFKGGFLEGKVFSAEQVSDLASLPTKKELYAMVVGRVQGPIYGLVFTLNGVLRKLVYVLSAIENKKKSESTGGV; encoded by the coding sequence TTGATAACGAAAGAGAAGAAGCAACAAATTCTGGAGAATTTGATGCAGATTTTTCCAAGGGCGAATCTGTTGGTGTTTGTGAATTTCTTTGGGTTGGATGTTGCAACGCTCAGAGAATTGCGTAAAAGAATAGCTTCGAAATATGGAAAGGATGCCAAATTGACGGTTGTAAAAAATACGCTTGCTTCAATAACACTCGCTAAAGTTGGGTACAGTAAAGCAGATTACGAAAATTTCCTTAAAGGACCAACGGCTGTATTCTATGTCATGGCTGGCGATCCACTGGATGCTTTAAAGTTGCTAGTGAGTTTTGCGAAAGAGAAGAAACTTGAGAATTTCTTTAAAGGTGGTTTTCTAGAAGGAAAGGTGTTCAGCGCTGAACAGGTATCAGATTTGGCCAGCTTGCCTACCAAAAAAGAACTCTACGCGATGGTTGTTGGTAGGGTACAAGGACCTATCTACGGTCTTGTATTCACTTTGAACGGTGTACTCAGAAAACTTGTGTATGTCTTGAGTGCAATTGAGAACAAAAAGAAATCTGAGAGTACTGGAGGTGTGTAA
- the secE gene encoding preprotein translocase subunit SecE: MERIRKFFREVFGEAKKTHWPNRKELLVSTSVVIFILVVMGVYFFLLDLVLSGGIRAILRALGIG; the protein is encoded by the coding sequence ATGGAGAGAATAAGGAAGTTCTTTAGAGAAGTTTTTGGGGAAGCGAAGAAGACCCATTGGCCCAATAGGAAAGAATTGTTGGTATCGACCTCTGTTGTGATATTCATTCTGGTAGTCATGGGGGTATATTTCTTTCTGCTCGATTTGGTTCTCTCGGGTGGTATAAGAGCTATATTGCGCGCGCTCGGTATTGGGTGA